In the genome of Candidatus Margulisiibacteriota bacterium, the window CCATGAATTTAAATAATTACTAAAAACTGCAGAATCTTCATCAATAATAATTTTTAATTTTTTCTCATCCAAGGCATTATTAATTTCATTCATCTTATTAAAAAACATAGGAACATTATCTAGATGAGTAAAAAAGTCTTGTTCGGCAGCTTCAACATAAGCAATATTCATTCTTGTCTCACCATATGTTAACTCAGACATTCTCTTGTTAACTTCGTTTTCAATTTTATTTATTACTATTTTTGTCTTACCTGTATTAGGAGCTAATATTGTAAATTTACCGCCTGCGTTCATAACTATTCCAGCAGGAGTAAGGCCAATATCCTTACATATTTTATAAGCCACTATATCGGTAGCTATAGACACAAAAAATGATCTTGCACGCAATATTTTAGCGGCATGAGAATGTCCTTTAATGTTAAAAATAAATTTTTGTATTCCTGAAAAATCACCTTGTATTAATAAAAATTTATTTTCAGCTAAGTTGCTCTCCATAATATTTTTATAAGTTAAAGTTTTTTTATCCTCATGATATAAGTAAAGCGCATCAGCAAAAGCGGTTGTTGTTTTTAAATGATCAAACAAGGAAACATTTGGAATAACATCATAAGAAGATGAAGGGATGCACCAGGTATATTTTTCTAAAAGAGTCAACATCGTTAAATAAAATTGATTAAAATTGATTTCCTTAAGCGAATAATCAATTCCTTTAAGTGTAGCCTCAAAATCACTCCAAAATAATTTGTATTGTGCTTCTGCCGTTTGCTGTGACAATTCAGCTTTGTCTTTAGGCATACTATTTTTTGCTGAAAGCTTATTAAGAGAACATACTTTTATAATATGTTGTACTTGATTATCAGTTTTTATTTGAGAAAAAATAGATTCTAATCTGGCTCTTTTATAGTCCTGTTGTCCAACATTAAACCTTTCATTTGTATCTGTTTCGCTTTTTTCATATTTCTTGCTTGACTCTCTATCCAAACCACTTGATAGCCAATCTGCTTTTTTAACAATAGCATACAAAGGTTCCAACTTTTTATCAAAACTAAACTGAGTTTGTGATAAATGATGAGTTGAGGCAATATTTATAACATCCCCATCTATATCAAAATAATTTTTATTAATATTAGCTAAAGCTACCCCAGTGTGAGCAGCATGGTAATGAGACTTTTTACCATTATATTCAGGTAAATAATTTTGATAATCAAACTCATCCGACACTGTTAATGGCAATCCTGTTCTTTGACGAAATTTTCCAATATCGTGCAATAGTGCAGCTAAAACTACTTTTTTGTGTTCATCAAGATTGTTTTCTTTTTTTATCATTGAATATTCCTTCCTATATAGTATCTTACAATAAAAAAATTCTCAATTTTTGAGACAATAATTTTTTGTCATCTCTTTTAATGTTCTCAAGCAATCCTCCGCAAATTCCTTTGGCTCTATTATTTTTATTTGTTCAAGATAAGAAAATAATATCTTTTTTGCTCTAAAAAAGCTATGTATCTGCATATTCACTTTTTTCGTCCCATCAAGTAAATCGATTACTTCATAATCATCAAACTGCCCCTCATAATGTTTCGCCAATTCAGGCAAAATAAAAAAAGAAATCTTAATTAGTTTACTTTTTATATTCTGGTTGATTTCAGGAAAAATTCTTAGCTCTGACATCCTATCCAGTCTATATTCTTTAAACACTTTGTCTGACATATCATACCCAACAAGATAATATCTTTTTCTTATTTCAATAATATCAACGCAAAATGCTTCCACCTGAAATTTTTTTTCATATCTTGGGCTTAAATAATTAAACTTTATTTTATGACAACCACAACAAGAGTCTCTTAATCTGTTAATTACTTTTAAGTCAAACTCCTGAGAACACTTTTCACAAAAAGTTTTTTCATCGCTATTCTTAACGCTAATAATAGAATATTTTCCAAAACTTTTTTTAATCACAAATCCATTGTCACGCAAATTTCTAATATATCTGTAAATAGTTTTCTCTGACACAGAACATAGATTTGATAATTCTTCTATAGAAAGCTGTTCTTCTTTTAATGCTTTTATTACTTCAAAAATTTTGAAAATTTTCATCACTACATCCTCAACTTATAGCTACTCTTATCCAAGAATAATAAACAATCTAGGAAAAATCAACTATCGTCCACCTCTTAAAGCTATTTCCTCGTCATTTAGCTTTAGGCTTTTAGCTTTAGGCTTTTAGCTTTAGGCTTTTAGCTTTATAATAAGCTTATGCAAATCAAAACAGACTCTCTTATCAAAAATTACGGTAAAAAATTCGCAGTCAACAATATATCCATTAGCGTTAATCA includes:
- the cas10 gene encoding type III-A CRISPR-associated protein Cas10/Csm1, with amino-acid sequence MIKKENNLDEHKKVVLAALLHDIGKFRQRTGLPLTVSDEFDYQNYLPEYNGKKSHYHAAHTGVALANINKNYFDIDGDVINIASTHHLSQTQFSFDKKLEPLYAIVKKADWLSSGLDRESSKKYEKSETDTNERFNVGQQDYKRARLESIFSQIKTDNQVQHIIKVCSLNKLSAKNSMPKDKAELSQQTAEAQYKLFWSDFEATLKGIDYSLKEINFNQFYLTMLTLLEKYTWCIPSSSYDVIPNVSLFDHLKTTTAFADALYLYHEDKKTLTYKNIMESNLAENKFLLIQGDFSGIQKFIFNIKGHSHAAKILRARSFFVSIATDIVAYKICKDIGLTPAGIVMNAGGKFTILAPNTGKTKIVINKIENEVNKRMSELTYGETRMNIAYVEAAEQDFFTHLDNVPMFFNKMNEINNALDEKKLKIIIDEDSAVFSNYLNSWTEKNQDTGACVSCNTNPKVKGDFCEQCSMMDSMGKQIIKAEYLSIGSEIEGFDLLLGYKINFVKDANAEYVFTLKSDETADGYPVKRYAGNLPVLTANDLNDDRFCGMTETQFDKNEFKEGYPKTFTHLAYQSLNEVTKQGKPFLGVIKADVDNLGYIFSKGFMDIKDKKEINELTFSKYASLSRMLDYYFTVVLIEEIKEKKLNIYTVFAGGDDLFLIGSWTDMFKVIKFIKKSFKSYVANNEGLHLSMGFALAKPSLPVPKIGELAEEQLLLSKNKGKNSFTMFNQTVNWDSFDLLMGVGEEIEKYKLSTQYLYRIIQFCEMSEGETPRDLMWKPMFHYVTNKNYGKRENMETRNYLLGVFDEQGKNSRDGFDKQIETWGKKLNIPLSKMLYEERD
- a CDS encoding WYL domain-containing protein, with the translated sequence MKIFKIFEVIKALKEEQLSIEELSNLCSVSEKTIYRYIRNLRDNGFVIKKSFGKYSIISVKNSDEKTFCEKCSQEFDLKVINRLRDSCCGCHKIKFNYLSPRYEKKFQVEAFCVDIIEIRKRYYLVGYDMSDKVFKEYRLDRMSELRIFPEINQNIKSKLIKISFFILPELAKHYEGQFDDYEVIDLLDGTKKVNMQIHSFFRAKKILFSYLEQIKIIEPKEFAEDCLRTLKEMTKNYCLKN